In Leptospiraceae bacterium, one DNA window encodes the following:
- a CDS encoding restriction endonuclease, with the protein MKIVEQYSHLNGLEYILVHKPKLWKEIEKVIKSVDAEECKTKISKEERIKGKMLYSPIDMNKKMKEGFTELNWLEDRTSYWVTGDARLIRRTLHLPADEQKKEIIEAGLTPIFSYNQTDFVKERIAVEVQFGKYAFVAFDLFVKHMAFYVGDKIDVGVEILPMKSLQAEMSSGPSYYEGELYNLIREGRGVPAVPLVLLGIAP; encoded by the coding sequence GTGAAAATAGTTGAACAATATTCGCATTTAAATGGATTGGAATACATTTTAGTACATAAACCAAAACTTTGGAAAGAAATTGAAAAAGTAATTAAATCTGTGGACGCAGAAGAATGTAAAACTAAAATTTCAAAGGAAGAGAGGATTAAAGGTAAAATGCTATACTCTCCTATTGATATGAATAAAAAAATGAAAGAAGGTTTTACTGAACTAAACTGGCTTGAAGACAGAACAAGCTATTGGGTAACAGGTGACGCAAGACTTATTAGAAGAACTCTTCATCTACCAGCCGATGAACAGAAGAAAGAAATTATCGAAGCTGGATTGACGCCTATCTTTTCTTATAATCAAACAGATTTTGTCAAAGAGAGAATTGCTGTTGAAGTTCAATTTGGTAAATATGCTTTTGTTGCTTTTGATTTATTTGTAAAACATATGGCTTTCTATGTAGGAGATAAAATTGACGTAGGAGTAGAAATTCTACCAATGAAAAGTTTACAAGCTGAAATGTCTTCGGGTCCTTCTTATTATGAAGGAGAGCTTTATAATTTAATCAGAGAAGGTAGAGGTGTTCCTGCTGTTCCGCTTGTCCTATTAGGAATTGCCCCATAA
- a CDS encoding PilZ domain-containing protein, producing MKIFNFLSERRKRIKIPTSIVILSLFLFVLPLVNISYMGLSNNIFIKDLYKIPSRLSVFTNIMLFAPILIAIMLFLGKKRGWYLFLAYSSILIFQNIYSLVVLPSIQNSGILFRTIVWLSLVIYFCKKDISAPYLKMYPRGWRGEKRTPLKLRVKIKGIDYVTADASLSGIFVFFPNCPFQLTEEVEVEIYFEKKSYNFSTGVVRIDNNGIGLAFRNLDKEKTELLKKIIINS from the coding sequence ATGAAAATATTTAATTTTTTAAGTGAAAGACGGAAAAGAATAAAGATACCAACCAGTATAGTGATTTTGTCTTTGTTTTTATTTGTATTACCTCTAGTCAATATCTCTTATATGGGCTTGAGCAACAATATATTTATTAAAGACCTTTATAAAATACCATCAAGGCTTTCGGTATTTACTAATATTATGTTGTTTGCTCCTATCCTGATTGCTATAATGCTATTCTTAGGAAAGAAAAGAGGATGGTATTTATTTTTAGCTTATTCAAGTATCCTAATTTTCCAGAATATTTACTCGTTAGTTGTTCTTCCTAGTATTCAAAATTCAGGAATATTATTCAGGACAATAGTCTGGTTGTCATTAGTTATCTACTTCTGCAAAAAAGATATATCCGCTCCTTATTTAAAAATGTATCCAAGAGGTTGGCGAGGTGAAAAGAGAACCCCTTTGAAATTGCGAGTAAAAATAAAAGGAATAGATTACGTAACAGCAGATGCAAGTTTAAGTGGAATTTTTGTCTTTTTTCCCAATTGCCCTTTTCAATTAACAGAAGAAGTTGAAGTGGAAATATATTTTGAAAAGAAATCTTATAATTTCTCTACTGGAGTTGTAAGAATAGATAACAATGGTATCGGTCTTGCTTTTAGGAATTTAGATAAAGAAAAGACAGAATTATTAAAAAAAATTATTATAAATAGTTAA
- the cadA gene encoding cadmium-translocating P-type ATPase — protein MINTDKNHKHIYNVQGKQLCCTQEEKIYTNAGAKELIKEKHQHDHSDDDGHDHSHSDSNLFKVFLPSIISLVLLLVAVYLDNFLKPEWFTGLVRIVWYVVAYIPVGFPVIKEAVESIAKGEIFSEFLLMSIATIGAFAIGEYPEGVAVMLFYAVGEVFQTLAVKRAKANIKSLLDQRPDEVTVLRNNQPQTVKAESVNIGEIIQLKSGEKLGLDGVLLSETASFNTAALTGESKPDTKAKGETVLAGMINLNTVAQIEVTTAYTDSKLSKILELVQNATSQKAPTELFIRKFAKIYTPIVVLLAVAICLLPYFFVADYQFTDWLYRALVFLVISCPCALVISIPLGYFGGIGAASKNGILFKGSNFLDVLANIQNVVMDKTGTMTEGVFKVQEVVFDKAFNQTEMLQMVDALERLSTHPVATAIHEYVGKTNNEIKLENTEEIAGHGLKAEVNGKQLLVGNFKLMNKFNIQHDVDVSKIVYTIIAVAYDNKFVGYLTVADSIKQDSQNTIDKLKMLNVKPTMLSGDKSSVVKFVAEQLGIANAFGDLLPEDKVSKVKEIKAKNETVAFVGDGVNDAPVVALSDVGIAMGGLGSDATIETADVVIQDDKPSKIPMAINIGKQTKKIVWQNITLAFVVKGIVLILGAGGLATMWEAVFADVGVALLAILNAVRIQRMKF, from the coding sequence AAATTTACACCAATGCAGGTGCAAAAGAGTTGATAAAAGAAAAGCATCAACACGACCATAGCGATGATGACGGACACGACCACAGCCACAGTGATAGCAACCTTTTCAAAGTGTTTTTGCCAAGCATTATTTCATTGGTGCTATTGCTTGTTGCCGTTTATTTAGACAATTTCCTAAAACCAGAATGGTTTACAGGTTTGGTAAGGATTGTTTGGTATGTGGTGGCTTATATTCCTGTTGGGTTTCCTGTAATCAAAGAAGCCGTTGAAAGCATTGCCAAAGGCGAGATATTTTCCGAATTTCTGTTGATGAGCATTGCCACAATCGGAGCGTTTGCCATTGGCGAATATCCGGAGGGCGTAGCCGTAATGTTGTTTTATGCTGTTGGCGAAGTGTTTCAGACATTGGCGGTAAAAAGAGCAAAAGCAAATATCAAATCTTTGCTTGACCAAAGACCCGATGAAGTAACCGTTTTGCGAAACAACCAACCCCAAACCGTAAAGGCAGAAAGCGTAAACATTGGCGAAATCATACAATTAAAATCGGGCGAAAAATTGGGATTAGACGGAGTTTTGTTATCCGAAACAGCATCATTTAACACCGCAGCTTTAACAGGCGAAAGCAAACCCGATACCAAAGCCAAAGGCGAAACAGTTTTGGCAGGAATGATAAACCTAAACACCGTTGCACAGATAGAAGTTACCACAGCATATACCGATAGTAAGTTGAGTAAAATTTTAGAATTGGTACAAAATGCCACTTCACAAAAAGCACCTACGGAATTGTTTATCCGCAAGTTTGCAAAAATCTACACACCAATAGTAGTGTTGTTAGCCGTTGCCATTTGTTTGCTTCCTTACTTTTTTGTGGCAGATTATCAGTTTACAGATTGGTTGTACAGGGCTTTGGTTTTCTTGGTAATTTCTTGCCCTTGTGCGTTGGTTATTTCCATTCCGTTGGGTTATTTCGGTGGCATTGGTGCAGCAAGTAAAAACGGTATTTTGTTTAAAGGAAGTAACTTTTTAGATGTACTTGCCAATATCCAAAACGTAGTAATGGATAAAACAGGAACAATGACAGAGGGCGTTTTCAAAGTGCAGGAAGTAGTTTTTGACAAAGCATTTAATCAAACAGAAATGCTACAAATGGTGGACGCTTTGGAACGATTGAGTACGCACCCCGTAGCAACTGCCATTCACGAATATGTTGGCAAAACAAATAATGAAATCAAATTAGAAAACACCGAAGAAATTGCAGGACACGGACTGAAAGCCGAAGTAAACGGAAAACAATTATTAGTAGGAAATTTCAAATTGATGAACAAGTTTAACATTCAGCACGATGTTGATGTAAGTAAAATTGTTTACACCATAATTGCCGTTGCTTACGACAACAAATTTGTAGGTTATCTTACAGTTGCCGACAGCATAAAACAAGACTCACAAAATACCATTGACAAGCTGAAAATGCTCAACGTAAAACCGACAATGTTGAGTGGCGACAAAAGTTCGGTTGTGAAATTTGTTGCCGAACAATTAGGAATTGCAAACGCTTTTGGCGACTTGTTGCCCGAAGACAAAGTAAGCAAGGTAAAAGAAATCAAAGCCAAAAATGAAACCGTTGCCTTTGTCGGAGACGGTGTAAATGATGCACCTGTTGTAGCGTTAAGTGATGTCGGTATTGCAATGGGCGGTTTAGGTAGCGATGCCACCATTGAAACAGCAGACGTAGTAATACAAGACGACAAGCCGAGTAAAATACCTATGGCAATCAATATCGGTAAACAGACAAAGAAAATTGTTTGGCAAAATATCACATTGGCATTTGTAGTAAAAGGAATTGTTTTAATACTTGGTGCAGGTGGCTTGGCAACAATGTGGGAAGCCGTTTTTGCCGATGTAGGTGTAGCATTATTGGCAATCTTAAACGCAGTACGAATACAACGAATGAAATTTTGA
- a CDS encoding site-specific DNA-methyltransferase, with translation MKIKDFDEKENTGLFEGFSESNEIQRSEKKLDFVYNVELKDNIKFIDSFENGSLKLIVTSPPYNIGKSYEKKTPLENYVESQKELIQKCYDKLHPEGSICWQVGNNVNKGEIYPLDIILYPIFKDLGLKLRNRIVWHFEHGLHCSNRLSGRYETILWFTKSDNYTFNLDPIRVPSKYPNKKYFKGPKAGQISGNPLGKNPGDLWIIPNVKSNHVEKTNHPCQFPIELIERLVLSLTNEEDKVFDPYMGVGSSVLAALLHNREGYGCDIESEYVKIAKQRINDLKHGRLKTRPMGKPVYDPSLPNGGHR, from the coding sequence ATGAAAATTAAAGATTTTGATGAAAAAGAAAATACAGGATTATTTGAGGGATTTTCAGAATCTAACGAAATTCAAAGATCAGAAAAAAAACTAGACTTTGTATACAATGTTGAGTTAAAAGATAATATTAAATTTATTGACTCCTTTGAAAACGGAAGCCTAAAATTGATAGTTACCTCCCCTCCTTACAATATTGGGAAATCATATGAGAAAAAAACTCCATTAGAAAATTATGTTGAGTCACAAAAAGAATTAATTCAGAAATGTTATGATAAATTACATCCCGAAGGCTCTATATGCTGGCAAGTCGGAAACAATGTGAACAAAGGTGAGATTTATCCGTTAGACATTATCCTCTATCCAATTTTTAAAGACTTGGGATTAAAATTAAGAAATAGAATTGTTTGGCATTTTGAGCATGGACTTCACTGTAGTAATAGATTATCGGGTCGTTACGAAACTATTTTATGGTTTACGAAATCAGACAATTATACTTTTAATTTAGACCCAATTCGCGTACCATCGAAATATCCGAATAAAAAATATTTTAAAGGTCCTAAAGCGGGGCAAATTTCAGGTAATCCGTTAGGAAAAAATCCGGGAGACTTATGGATAATACCAAATGTGAAATCTAATCATGTTGAAAAAACAAATCATCCTTGTCAATTCCCTATTGAACTAATTGAAAGGTTGGTATTGTCCTTAACCAATGAGGAAGATAAAGTATTCGATCCATATATGGGTGTTGGATCATCTGTATTAGCCGCTCTTTTACATAATCGCGAAGGGTATGGATGTGATATAGAAAGTGAGTATGTGAAAATTGCAAAACAAAGAATTAATGATTTAAAACATGGGAGATTAAAAACAAGACCTATGGGTAAACCAGTATATGATCCTTCATTACCGAATGGTGGTCACAGGTGA